Below is a genomic region from Sinobacterium norvegicum.
CAGCCAAAGCGACGAGAGCTGGAAGACAGCCCTCAGCGAACTGCGCCAGCGCCTACACGACATCAACTTATCGCTGTTTGAAGACACCGAGCTATTAGTCGAAGCCAACCTGTTTATCGATGAACGCCTCGACGACGCCGAACGCTGCCTGCTGGACTTACAGCACCTCTGCGGCCACGGCCACTTCGCACTGGAGGCTCACTTACTGACCGTACGCGAAATGCTGGCCAGTATCGGCGAGGCCCACTCGGCCTATAACACCGCCAAGCTATTACAGCGCGACAACGTCAACGCCGTCTTTGTTGATCTCAGCGGCTGGAATACCAATCAACACCTGCCCCTCGATGAGCGCATTCTGGTGTCGCTGAAAGACATCGATTACAGCAGCCAATTACCGATAGTCACCGGCTATACCCACAGCGCCGATGGCTTGATGGCCAGCTTCGACCGCGGCTACAGCGAGATGACCTTCAGCCGTATCGCCGTCTTAACCGAGGCTCGCGAGGCGATTATCCACAAGGAATACCACCTCTCCAGCGCCGACCCCCGTCTGGTTGGCGAGAGCCAGGCCGTGCCTATTGGCCGTACCAACTACGATGTTGCCGACCAATTAGCCAACCTCGGTATGGAGGCGATCCACCCGAAAGCCGCCAAGGGCATGCGTCAGCAGTCTATACCGCTGCGAGTGAAAAACACCTTCGAGCCGGAACACACCGGCACGCTGATCACCGACGACTACGTCAGCAGCACACCCAGGGTCGAGATCATTGCCGGCTGCAAGGGTGTCTATGCGCTAGAGCTATTCGACCAGGAGATGATGGGCTCAGTCGATCAGTATGACCGCGATATTTTGGCCACCATCAAGCAGTACAAGGGCGATATTATCACCAAGGATATTAACGCCAATACCATTACCCACTACCTGTCGACCAACCTGAAGACAGTAAAGCGGATTCAGGGCGCGCTGGAGCGCATCTATCCCGAGGCCGAATACAGCGTCCGCAAGGTGGCCATCATCTCTGCCATCGGCAGCAATATGAAAGTCCCAGGTCTGCTGGCCCAGGCCGTCAGCGCCATTGCCGCCACCAACATCTCGGTACTGGCCATGCACCAATCGATGCGTCAGGTGGATATGCAGTTTGTGCTGGAAGAAGATGACTACGACCAGGCCGTGCAAAGCCTGCACAAGGCACTGGTTGAGATCCACAATCATGGCGTCGCCATCTGCGCCGCCTAATACGTTGGTTAGTCCTAACAGCGCATTAAAAGGCCGACCTAATCGTCGGCTTTTTTATGCCTGGCGCTCGCCCAAATAATGATCAAGATAGGTTTTCTCAGTCTGCAAGCTATAATCTCGCATAAGCCGTGTAAAGATTGTGCAAATGCCTTTGGGGATTAGACGAAAAAATGCTAATTTATCATACAGATAACAATTATATCGAGTAACTACACAGTTTCGTATACCCCTGAGATATCCTTAGGACAAGCGATATCATGTGCACAATCAGCAGCTTGCAAATCGATTTACGCAACATCGTTGCAACAGATGCAGGCGCTACACTATGTTTTTCTCGCCTGTGCTGGCGGCGTTATACACCAAGGAGAATCAAGTGACTAAAAGCAATACTACGGGCGCATTAATTTTAGGCATCTCTATAGCCATTGGCCTAAGTGTATTAGGTTTTCAGTTAGGTGATGCGGCGATTAAGGTTAAGCAGTATGAGAGAAGCGTCACAGTCAAAGGGCTATCAGAAAGAGAGGTTGATGCTGACATTATTTTATGGCCAATTGAATTTACCGTAACGGGCAATGACCTTGAGGACTTATATAACTCAACTGATACAAACACATCAAAAATTGAAGTCTTTCTTGTAAAGAACGGTGTTTCACCACAAGAAATTACTTATTCCTCACCAGCTATAACTGATAAATCAGCACAGCAATGGGGCAACAATGCTAAAGCTGAATTCCGTTATACTGCTATTCAAACAGTCACAGTCTATTCAAAAAACATTGAAGCGTCTCGTTTAGTTATGAGTGAATTATCTGAGCTAGGAAAACAAGGGATAGTATTTACAGGCGGCAACTATCAATCGCAAACAGAATATATTTACACAGATTTAAACACAGTTAAGCCAGAGATGATTGAAGAAGCGACCAGAAAAGCAAGAGAGGTAGCGGAGAAGTTCGCTAAAGACTCCGATAGTAAGCTTGGGAAGATCAAGAAAGCATCTCAAGGACAATTTAGTATAAAACCACGAGACAAAAACAATCCACATATCAAAAAAATCAGGGTTGTTTCGACCGTTGAATACTATCTCTCAGATTAAAAATGTAGAACAAGGTTAGGCAACATTGTTGCGCTTCGCTCCACTCACTGGGCGCCAACGGGTTCTGCGTTTTGGCTAACGGCGTTATGCATCCAATAAAGACGTTAAAACCCTAGGATAGTTATGCCCTTTACGCCAATACACATGGGACCAGGTATTTTAATTAAAGCGATCTTACAAAGTAGCTTTAGCTTAATGGTCTTCGGCTGGACTCAAATTGTAATGGATATTCAGCCGTTGATTGTCCTCATGACGGGAGAAGGTCATCTACATGGTTTTACTCATACTTACGTTGGCGCCATTATTCTAGCGATTTTCTCAGCCCTCACCGGAAAATGTCTTTCAGAGCTAGGCCTGAAGGTTCTTGCTATCGACAAATATCAACCTATTCGCATTGCTTGGTGGGTCGCCTTCGTAAGCGCATTCATCGGTAGCTTTAGTCATGTATTTCTCGACAGCATAATGCACACAGATGTAGAGCCCTTTTATCCAATTACGCTAACTAACGACTTGCATGGTATGGTTTCAACAACAATATTACACAAACTATGCCTGTACAGTGGTGGTGTGGGCGCTGTTATTTACTTTGCAGTCCATTATCGTGCGTTCAAAACCTAACAAGGCTGTTACCGATACTGTAAACCCTGCGCCTTCTGCGCCAAAATCGCCATTTTTCTCACCGAATTACCGATGTTGTCTACTCGCTCTATGGCGTTTAAAATAGGGGAAAAAAGAAGAAACCAGAGTCTATTGGGCTCAAGTACTGGCAAATTTATCAGCCACGTTATGCGCTCTTTTTGATGGCGTGTGTATTAGTGAATTTAGTCAACCCAACACGGGGTGGTCATTGTATACCTTCAGCGTTAAGTTGAAGGACCAAATAATCAATGTAGAAGATGACCTGGGAAGAGCATGTAATCATTATTTAATTTCTGTGATTACTATTTTCACATCAAAACCATGCTTCAGTAAAATTAAATTCAATTTTCCAGACACACACTGATTTTTAAAAAAAATTTAGAGATACAATAATGAAAACATCAACTGCCAGCATCATTTTATATGGCTCAATTTTAACTGCCGCATTATTTTCCACACAAATAAAACAAACATATAACGGTGTCATACAAAAAATAAGTGAAAACCATATCAATGAAAAACCAACCAACCAGATACCAGCACCAACTCAAGTAAATAACCACCCGTCAAGCCACCAGACACCAGATATTGTTGATAACGCATTATCCAGGGGGCAAGCACAGGAGTGTTTAGCCATAGGCGATCACTATAGTAAACTGATTACTCAACATTCAACCACCAGCAACGAGCATCAACATGAGTTGGCAGAAAATCAGCTACACTCTTTCGACCTAAAAGAACAAGTATCTGAATTAAAATCATTAAATAAAGAAATTGACCGATATAATTATACGCTTGATTCCTTTAGGCAGCCGGTACCGAGCAATCAGGTTGATGAGTACAATGCATTTACAGATACGTATAACGCACTGGTAGATGCCTCTTGGAAATTGGAAGAAAATATTAAAGAAACTCAATCAATGATGAATCAAACCGCCCACCATCAAAACGACCTGGCATTAAAATTACTGAACACCACCAAAGAGATAATCTCTACAGAAGATCAATTAAAGAAGAAATGCATAATCAACAAAAAATTTAGTGACAAAGACTTAAGGCAGTTATGCGGCAGTACTACTGATAATTTTTTCTGCTCATTATCACGCTAAACCAACAAAACATGATGAACACGCTTCATCGGCAAACATCAACAGGCCCAATTTTCTAAACATACGACGAGGCTCAAACAACAGATTATAACAACCAATATCAGCGCGTCTGGGCAGTTTTGATCATGGCTTCGTCACCATCCCCGCCACCCGAATATGTTCCCGCCAGCCTCTGAGGTTTGCAAATAGAGTTGGGGGTTGGGTTAATAAGTGCTAATTTGTCAGGTAGATAATACTAACATCGGGGTCATCGGGGTCATCGATCTCAACTTGAGGGTAGCTTATGGCATTTCTAATTTCCGGTATCGTACTGTGGTCTCTGGTTCACTTTATTCCATCGATTGGGCTGTCGCTTAAAACCGCCGTCATCAATCGTTTAGGCAGTTCGCTTTACGCGGCCATGTTCTCATTGCTGCTGCTTTTATCGCTGGCGCTGATTATCTTTGGCTGGCGCGACTCTGTGCCACAGTATATATACTCACCGTTATCGGCTGCCAAGCCCGTGGCAATGCTACTGCTGGTCATCACCTTTCTGCTATTTGGCGCAGCAAAACATCAGACACGAATTAAACGAGTGATTCGCCATCCACAGCTTGCCAGTATTGTCACCTGGTCGACGGCGCACTTATTATTAAATGGCGACTCACGCTCTGTCGTTCTATTTAGCGGACTGGGTTGTTGGGCACTGCTGGAGATGATTTTTATCAATAGACGGGAGGGTGAATGGATTAAACCCGACAGCCCCTCGTGGAAAGTAGAAATAAAAGGTGGCCTGATCAGCTTGGCCATACTGGCTGTGGTGATTTTTCTTCACCCCTATATTGCCGGCGTTCCAGTACACTGATTAGTAAGCCTTTTTAGCCATCAATCAGGGAGCGGCCAATGCACCACATACGCATTATTTTAAATGGCAAGAAAGCAGCACAGGAAACTGTGCGCACGGCTATTTTCAACGCCCGATCTCACAGCCCTGTCGAGGTACGAGCCACCTGGGAGGCGGGGGATGTTGCCCGTTTGGTTGCAGAGGCCTGTACCGAGGGCTGCCAGCGGCTCGTTGTCGGCGGCGGCGATGGCACCGTCAAAGAAATAGTCGAGGCGCTTATGCAGCACCCCGCCGAGCAGAGGCCTGAATTGGCCATTCTGCCACTGGGTACGGCCAACGATTTTGCCACCGCCTGTCAGATCCCCGCAGCAGCCGAGGCTGCGCTGACGCTGGCTCAAACAGGCAGCGCAACGGCCGTCGACTGCGTCAAAGCCAACGATGAGTACTTTATCAATATTGCCAGTGGCGGCTTTGGCGCCCACATAACAACAACCACGCCGGTAGAGCTGAAGAACTTTCTCGGTGGCGGCGCCTATACCCTCAATGGCTTAGTACAATCATTGAATTTTAAACCCTATCAGGGGCGGCTGACATTACCCGATCAGAGCATCGATGGCGAGGTCATCATCGGCGCGGTGTGTAATGGCCGTCAGGCCGGTGGTGGGCAACAGCTGGCACCACAGGCATTGATCGATGATGGCTTGCTCGATATTATCGCCCTTGTCGGGTTTCCGCCAGAAGCCACCCTGCAAGTACTGCAAGAATTACGCGATCCCAGCCTCAATGGCCAATACATCAAACGGTTTAAAACACCCTGGGCAGAATGGGCCTCTGACAACAGGATACCAACCAATCTCGATGGCGAACCTATCGCCGCTCACCGCATTCGTTTTGACATTGTCCCTCGCTCAATCCGTCTGGTACTGCCAGCCCATAGCCCGGTCAAACAAGGCTGATGCCCCTGGACAGTGTTTAACCATGGCGGCTTATCGTATACTCCTAGCCTAAATTAAGTCGACAACAGGTGCTCTACGATGACGAAACAAGCCATTATATTTGGTGCCACCGGCGCGGTGGGTCAGCAACTGCTAACCCTGTGCCTCGACAATGATCGCTATCAGCAGGTCACGGTGATTGCCCGCCGACCAACCTCGCTGGCGCACCCAAAGCTGCACTGGCTTGAGGCGGATCTCAAGACCCTCGATACCCTGGCGGTTATGCCGGCGCTGGCAGGGGGGGATGCCTTTTGCTGCCTTGGGACAACGATCAAGGCGGCCGGCAGCAAACAGGGCTTTCGCCGGGTAGATTTTGATTTTGTCTTGGCGGCGGCGCAGTTTGCTCAACGGTGTCAAATCAACAGTTTTAATATGGTCAGCGCACTGGGCGCCGACAGCCAGTCAACAGTGTTTTACAACCGGACCAAGGGCGATATCGAAACCGCTTTGATTGCACAAAAACTCCCCCATCTACGACTCTTTCGCCCCTCCCTGCTGAAAGGGCCGCGGGCAGAATTACGCTGGGCAGAAGCCGTTGGCAATGTTGTGTCGACCGTACTGAAACCACTGTTTGCTTTGGGGCTAAAAAAATACCAACCGCTGGCAATTGATGCATTAGCCCGCGCGTTGTACCACACGGCGGATGAAGACGACGCCGTTGCAGTAAGAGTCTATGAAAGCGACGAATTACAAGGCTATTAATGGCGGTTTATACCGCCAGTTGCTGTAGCGTCTTCACCGCGACAGCATAGGATAACGTCGACCAGATAAAGGCCACGAGCAACACGCTGATAGCCACCTTAAGCTTTGCCGTACCGAGGCGAACGGCAATCCAAACCCCCACCGGCAAACCAATCAAAATCGGCGTCAATATCATCAAGCCCCAAAAACCATAACGACGGTAAAAGCGCAGCGCCCGACGCAGCTTTGGCTTGAATACCACTCGCCGAGGCTTTTCACTCGATGATAATAGAATAACAACCTGCTTGGACCAACGGGTCAGCCTGCGCTCAAAAGCCAGTGTGGTAAACACCGTTACCGCAGCACCTAACAGGGTATAGCCTACGGCTTCGATATAGCCCATGCCAAAGCCTACTGCCAGAGCCGGGCCAAGATAGGTCTTCCACAGGCTCAGCAGAATAATCGTATTGGCTTCTAAAAAGTAGATAATAAATCCTCGACAGTTTGTTAGCGAACAAAGTCCACACCGCTCCTCGACAACGAGAAAGCTGAATACCACCATTCTACAATGATAGCGAGCGATAGTAATACTGTGCTGGTGATACCGAATATACCGCCCTGCCAATAATTCAATATAATGGTTTTTCTGGCGAAAAAAATAGCCTATGCTCTCTAAAAACATAATAAGGCGCTATCATGATTCCCAGTGTTATCCAAACATGGCACCAACTACTCAAGACCCAAAACACCGCATTGCTTGATGAAATATTGGCCGATGACGCTCGTATGCACTCCCCTGTTATTCATACCGTGCAAGAGGGTAAGGAAATCACCAAGATGTATCTTAGTTGTGCCGCCACCGCACTGTTTAACGATAGCTTTAAGTATGTGCGCGAGGTTTACGATGACGGTTTTGCCCTGCTAGAGTTTGAAACCATTATCGATGGCATTACCATTAACGGCGTCGATATGATCTCCTGGAATAAAGATAATCTGATTACCGATTTCAAGGTCATGGCTCGGCCACTGAAGGGCATTAATACGCTGCACAAAGCCATGGGTGAAGCCCTTGAACACTATATGAAGGCACAATAGACGGGACTGACATGGAAAAAGAAAAATCGATTAACGTCTTAGGCGAAGCGTTAGTAAGCTGCTGCCAAGATCCAGTCACCGGATTCTTTCGCGACGGCAGCTGCAACACCTGTGAAGAAGATGTTGGCTCTCATACTGTGTGTATCGCTATTTCGCAGAGTTTTCTTGAATACTCCCGGTTTCGAGGCAATGACTTATCAACCCCTGTACCCGAGCATAACTTTCCCGGTTTAAAACCTGGCGACAGCTGGTGCCTCTGCGCACTGCGATGGCTGGAAGCTAAAGACAATAATATGGCGCCGAGAGTGCATCTGCAAAGCACCCATAAAAAGGCGCTGGACATTATTCCTCTGGCGTTACTGAAAGAGTATGCCGCCGATTTAAATTAGCCGGCGGAGTAGTCCCCTATGATATCGAAGCCTTCTTTTATACAATTGGCCATTCGTCCCCGTGTCGTCAGTACTGCGTTGAAACTATCGCTGTTAGTCGGCACCGTCCTCGCCATCATCAATCATGGCCCTGCAATGCTGCAGTTTACACTGGGCAGCGACAATTTTTTACAAATTGCACTGACCTATCTCGTGCCTTATTGCGTATCTACATACTCGGCGGTAAAAGCCCTACAGCAAACAGAGGCCAGCGATGACTACAATCAACCCAAAAAAACTACTCAACAGTAAATGGACGGCGGTCAGCCCACGCCACAAAGAAAAACACTTTATGATTACTGAGGTTGAGTTTGACGAGGACGACATCGTCATCAGCTGCCTCATTGAAGCCATTATCAATAAGCGCAGTGAGTGCATTGATTGGCGTGATTTAGCGGATGGAAAACACTGGTTACAGGGCTGGCAATAATTTTTCTTGTCTGCCTATGGATCGATAAGCGACATAACAAAAACAACAATTAAGCGACGAGAATTACCCCATGCTGAAAAAGTTTGCCGCCCTATTAACGCTCATTGTATCCAGCGTCTTCATTGGCTATTACGTCTTTCTCCATGTTTCTCTTGCACCAATACCCACTCTCTCTGGTCAGTTCATCTCCGCAACGCTAAAAATAGACGGCAACAACAGAAGCTTTCACTATTATTTACCGGCCGATATTGACGTCGACAGACCACTGATTTTTGCCCTACATGGCTCCAAGGGGGACGGCGAAAAGATGCGCCAGCTAACCGCCTATCAGTTTGATCATATTGCCGACCGCGATCATATTATCGCCGTCTATCCCGATGGTTATAAGCATCATTGGCACGATTGTCGAGCAAGCGCCAGCTATGCAGCCAATGTAGAAGACATCGACGACATCGCTTTTTTCAACGCTATGATTAACTATTTCAGCGAGAACCATCAGATCGATCGATCCCGTGTCTTTGCCACCGGCTTCTCAAATGGCGGCCATATGGTTTATCGTCTGGCCCTGGAGATGCCCGAGGCCTTTGCCGCCCTCGCCCCGATAGCAGCCAATCTACCCATCGACGACAACCTTGACTGCCAACAATCATCAACACCGGTATCCATTGCCATCCTCAATGGCACCGAGGACCCGATCAACCCTTATGAGGGCGGACTGGTCGTCGTCGCTGGTGATAAAAGCCGCGGAGTCGTGACCTCGTCAACAGACTCGGCCAACTACTTTCGTCAGTTATCCGGCGCAGACAAAGCCGCATTGCATCGGCAAATACCCGAGCGCGATGGCGATTCAGCTACCCGAATTACGCTAACACACTGGCAAAATGACAATAACATTCAGGTGCGATTGTATCGCCTCACTGGCTCGGGGCACGTCATACCATCAACGCTCATTCGCTATGGCCGTTTCTATGGCGGCGATGCCGGGGACATGGACGCGCCGATTGAGTTATGGCAGTTCTTCCAATCGGCGAGCAAGCCTTAGCCAATAAAGGCAATATAACTTTGTAGGATGATGAGATTGGCAATATCGATAAAGAAGGCGCCGACAATCGGCACCACCATAAACGCCTGAGGCGAAGGGCCGTGACGCGACACCAGCGAGCCCATATTCATCACCGCTGTTGGCGTGGCTCCCATGCCAAAACCACAATGCCCGCCGGCGATGACGGCACCATCATAGTTTTGCCCCATAAACTTGTAGGTAACAAAGAAGGTGAACAGCGCCAGTATCACCGTCTGTACCAGCAAGATGATCAGCAGGGGTATGGCCAGCTCGAAGACTTCCCATAACTTTAAACTCATTAACGCCATTGCTAAAAACAACGACAATGAGGCCGTACCGAGGATATCAACGGATTCATTGTTAATTTTGTAAACCTTGGTCACCTCGGTGAGGTTGGTAATGATAACGCCAATGAATAAGGCGTAGACAAAGTCGGGTAGCTTCAACCAACTGACATCGAAGGAGTCGACAATCTCTTTGATCTCCTTGGCACCCAAGATACACACCAGTAACAGAAACAGCGTTTGAATCACTTTTTTGGCGGTGATTCGATCCTCTTCCAGTTCGTTATAGGTCACCAAGTCGGGGTGATCGACATGGTGATTACCGCCGACGCCATAGGGCGATTCTAGCTTGTTTCTTTTGATCAAACGCTCGGCCACCGGACCACCAATCAAGCCCCCCATGACCAAGCCAAACGTCGCCGCCGCCATCGCCAGCTCCAGCGTTTGCAAACCGTATTGCTCGGCAAAGATCTGCGACCAGGCGACACCGGTACCATGACCGCCCGACAGGGTAATAGAACCCGCTATCAAGCCCAGTAGCGGGTTCAAACCCAGTAGATTAGCCAGCGTCACACCGACGCCATTTTGCAAGATGATAAACACTGAGGCCAGCGCTAAAAAAACCAACACTTTCTTGCCGCCCTGGGCCAATAGTCGAAAGCTTGCCGCCAGGCCAACGGTACTGAAAAACATCAGCATAAAGGTATTTTGCAGTGGCAGTGAAAAGACCACATTAACCTGACTAAAATGAAGCGAGGTAATCATCGCTGCCATGACCAGGCCGCCAACAATTGGATCGGGAATATTAAAACGCTTTAATGGAGGGATCAGTTGCTTTATCCACCCCCCCACAAACAACACCAAAATTGCCACCATTAATGATTCGGTGGCGCCGACGTTGATGACTTCGCTCATGGTTTAGATTCCCTGGATTTTTATGGTCAAAAATTCGCTCAACTGAATAAATATTCTATCGGAACATAAGCACCTCGTCAGCTATTTAAAACCACCGCAACCCACTCTCTGCCAACAAAGCGGTAACAAGGTCTGACGAGCAACGCTTTACTTCAAAGCCGTGGGTCAAATATTGCGTGTTCTTTTTTTGATCCAGATAAGTACTGTCAGCGTATAAATTGATAAGCATTTTGCGGTTGTTGATATTTTCAGCAATGGCGACAACAAACTACCCTTTTTACCGTAGTCGAGTGGCCAGCTCGCTGCGGTTTTTTTTTGCCTGAAAAAAATGGTACAGCCCAATCTAGCCGATGAACGCTGTAAGCATAATATTCAGACACAAAAAAGCCGCTATGGTGGGTCAACACCATAGCGGCTAGTAACAACCGGTGAGTTATTCGAGGGTTTCAGTAATCACTGTGTCGATTACATGAATCACACCGTTCGTCGCATAAATGTCTGTCATGACCACGGTTGCCCCCTGAACGATCAGCTTACCGTCAACAATGTCGATAGCAACATCCTCATTAGCGAGGGTATTTGCTGTTTGACCGTTGAGTGAGAAGGCGGTGATTGAATCGACCTCACCGCTGATCACATGCTGAGTCAGCACGGCTGTCAACTGCTCTGTGGTCAGCGCATTCAGTGTCGCTTCTGGTATCTTGGCAAACGCATCATTGGTGGGAGCAAATACGGTGAAAGGACCATCACCCTCTAGGGTAGATACCAGGCCAGCATTTGATAATGCAGTTACCAGGCTAGAAAAGTTGTCGGGATCCGCAACGGCAATATCCACGATGCTGGCCGTTGGCTCACCGCGCTCTGCGGGGGGCACTAGTACAGCATCAACCGCATGAATTACACCATTGCTTGCCAGTACATCGGGGCTGATAACTTTTGATAAATTGATATATAAATCATCACCGCTGAGCGATAGTGCCAAGCCTTGTCCGTTCACGGTGTAGACAATATTGTCATCGGAACCGGCAACCGCAATAGCGTCAGCAGCCAGTACCTCTGAGGCCAACACATGGTAGGTTAAAATATCAGCCAACTGGCTTGAGGCCAATAATTCATCAGCCGTTAAGCCGGCAGAGTCGAGATAGCTAGTGAAAGCGCTGTCCGTGGGTGCAAAGACCGTAAAAGGGCCGTCACCTTGCAGCGTAGCAACAAGGTCGGCAGCGCTGACTGCGGCGACCAAGGTTGAGAAATCATCGGCATTAGTGGCTGTCTCCACAATATCAAAAACTGCAGCCGAGTCACTGGCTGCCATAGCGTCAGAAGAATCATTATCATCATCGCTACAGCCAAAAAGACTCAAGCTGAGCGATACGAGAACTGCACTGGTGTAACGTTTAGTCGAAAACATTGTTTTTTCCTCATTCATATTACTGTTGGCGGTATAGGTAATACGAAGAGGATTATTTTTAGATCAAAAAAGTCACAGAAATAAATATTTTTAAAAACACATCCAATATCGAGTGGGCTACGTAGCGCAGGTATTCATCAGGAAGATATGCTGATTATTATTCTAAAAAACAACTGCTATATGATTTTATGCAAATGCTACTGCGTCTTCGACAGCATTTTGCGCATAACACTCTCGTTTATTGGTTTTACCATCACATCGTCCATGCCACAGGCAATGCAGCGTTCGGTATGTTCTGGTAGCGCGTGGGCGGTAAAAGCGATAATAGGAATACGCGGCAGGCCCTGCGACTGTTCAAAGCCGCGAATCTTTTCAACCGCACGATAGCCATCCATTACCGGCATTTCACAGTCCATCAGAATGACATCAATTTGGCCGTGATGTTCGCGATAATAATTGACGGCATTGAGACCATTCTCAACCACCGAGGCACTGTGACCATTCTTTTCTAACATCTTGCTGATCACCAGCTGATTCACGCCGTTGTCTTCGGCCACGAGCACCCTCAATTGGTGCAGGGCATTGAGTTTTGCCATAACAGTCTGCGACTCTTCTGCCGCAATATTTTTCTTTGCCGAGGTCAACCCTGGTTGTAACTTTAAGTCGAACCAGAAGCTGGCACCAAAGCCCTCAGCGCTTTGGCAGTATATTTCACCGCCCATTAATCGCACCAATCGGCGGCATATATAAAGCCCTAAGCCACTGCCTTTAAACTCCGACTCTTGATCAACCTCACCCTGTTCGAAGGCATTGAACAGAGTCTGCTGAGTTTTGCTGCTAATCCCCCTGCCCGTGTCGGCAACGGTGAAGCGAATAGCATCCTCCAGCACTGTTAAGGTCAAGACAATCGTTCCACTGTCGGTAAAACGAATAGCGTTATTGAGTAAGTTGCTGATCACCTGACGTATACGCTGGGCATCACCCACCACCGTCACCGGAATCCGTTGATCGACATGACACTGTAACTCGACCCCCTTGGTCAAGGCCTGCGCCTCGATCACAAACAATACCTCGTTGGCCAGCGCCCGGATATTAAATGCCGCATACACCACGTCCTGCTTATTCGCCTCTATTTTGGCTGAGTCAAGAATATCGTTAATCACCGCCAACAACGATTGTCCCGACTGATAGATCACCTGATTATAATGACGCTGGATGGGGTCGGTCAGCTGTTCCTTGAGCAGCTCACTCATGCCTAGGATACCGTTCATTGGCGTTCGCAGCTCGTGGCTGATATGGGCGATAAAGT
It encodes:
- a CDS encoding aspartate kinase; the protein is MNQHTVEKIGGTSMSNYVAIRDNIVMQPVNGDLYQRVFVVSAYGGITDLLLEHKKDGLPGIYGLFRASQSDESWKTALSELRQRLHDINLSLFEDTELLVEANLFIDERLDDAERCLLDLQHLCGHGHFALEAHLLTVREMLASIGEAHSAYNTAKLLQRDNVNAVFVDLSGWNTNQHLPLDERILVSLKDIDYSSQLPIVTGYTHSADGLMASFDRGYSEMTFSRIAVLTEAREAIIHKEYHLSSADPRLVGESQAVPIGRTNYDVADQLANLGMEAIHPKAAKGMRQQSIPLRVKNTFEPEHTGTLITDDYVSSTPRVEIIAGCKGVYALELFDQEMMGSVDQYDRDILATIKQYKGDIITKDINANTITHYLSTNLKTVKRIQGALERIYPEAEYSVRKVAIISAIGSNMKVPGLLAQAVSAIAATNISVLAMHQSMRQVDMQFVLEEDDYDQAVQSLHKALVEIHNHGVAICAA
- a CDS encoding SIMPL domain-containing protein, producing MFFSPVLAALYTKENQVTKSNTTGALILGISIAIGLSVLGFQLGDAAIKVKQYERSVTVKGLSEREVDADIILWPIEFTVTGNDLEDLYNSTDTNTSKIEVFLVKNGVSPQEITYSSPAITDKSAQQWGNNAKAEFRYTAIQTVTVYSKNIEASRLVMSELSELGKQGIVFTGGNYQSQTEYIYTDLNTVKPEMIEEATRKAREVAEKFAKDSDSKLGKIKKASQGQFSIKPRDKNNPHIKKIRVVSTVEYYLSD
- a CDS encoding metal-dependent hydrolase, encoding MPFTPIHMGPGILIKAILQSSFSLMVFGWTQIVMDIQPLIVLMTGEGHLHGFTHTYVGAIILAIFSALTGKCLSELGLKVLAIDKYQPIRIAWWVAFVSAFIGSFSHVFLDSIMHTDVEPFYPITLTNDLHGMVSTTILHKLCLYSGGVGAVIYFAVHYRAFKT
- a CDS encoding NnrU family protein, with product MAFLISGIVLWSLVHFIPSIGLSLKTAVINRLGSSLYAAMFSLLLLLSLALIIFGWRDSVPQYIYSPLSAAKPVAMLLLVITFLLFGAAKHQTRIKRVIRHPQLASIVTWSTAHLLLNGDSRSVVLFSGLGCWALLEMIFINRREGEWIKPDSPSWKVEIKGGLISLAILAVVIFLHPYIAGVPVH
- the yegS gene encoding lipid kinase YegS, yielding MHHIRIILNGKKAAQETVRTAIFNARSHSPVEVRATWEAGDVARLVAEACTEGCQRLVVGGGDGTVKEIVEALMQHPAEQRPELAILPLGTANDFATACQIPAAAEAALTLAQTGSATAVDCVKANDEYFINIASGGFGAHITTTTPVELKNFLGGGAYTLNGLVQSLNFKPYQGRLTLPDQSIDGEVIIGAVCNGRQAGGGQQLAPQALIDDGLLDIIALVGFPPEATLQVLQELRDPSLNGQYIKRFKTPWAEWASDNRIPTNLDGEPIAAHRIRFDIVPRSIRLVLPAHSPVKQG
- a CDS encoding NAD(P)H-binding protein, with the translated sequence MTKQAIIFGATGAVGQQLLTLCLDNDRYQQVTVIARRPTSLAHPKLHWLEADLKTLDTLAVMPALAGGDAFCCLGTTIKAAGSKQGFRRVDFDFVLAAAQFAQRCQINSFNMVSALGADSQSTVFYNRTKGDIETALIAQKLPHLRLFRPSLLKGPRAELRWAEAVGNVVSTVLKPLFALGLKKYQPLAIDALARALYHTADEDDAVAVRVYESDELQGY
- a CDS encoding small multi-drug export protein, with translation MFLESIGYFFRQKNHYIELLAGRYIRYHQHSITIARYHCRMVVFSFLVVEERCGLCSLTNCRGFIIYFLEANTIILLSLWKTYLGPALAVGFGMGYIEAVGYTLLGAAVTVFTTLAFERRLTRWSKQVVILLSSSEKPRRVVFKPKLRRALRFYRRYGFWGLMILTPILIGLPVGVWIAVRLGTAKLKVAISVLLVAFIWSTLSYAVAVKTLQQLAV
- a CDS encoding nuclear transport factor 2 family protein, whose protein sequence is MIPSVIQTWHQLLKTQNTALLDEILADDARMHSPVIHTVQEGKEITKMYLSCAATALFNDSFKYVREVYDDGFALLEFETIIDGITINGVDMISWNKDNLITDFKVMARPLKGINTLHKAMGEALEHYMKAQ
- a CDS encoding DUF2237 family protein, with the protein product MEKEKSINVLGEALVSCCQDPVTGFFRDGSCNTCEEDVGSHTVCIAISQSFLEYSRFRGNDLSTPVPEHNFPGLKPGDSWCLCALRWLEAKDNNMAPRVHLQSTHKKALDIIPLALLKEYAADLN